In a genomic window of Meriones unguiculatus strain TT.TT164.6M chromosome 8, Bangor_MerUng_6.1, whole genome shotgun sequence:
- the Selenoo gene encoding protein adenylyltransferase SelO, mitochondrial isoform X2: MASLRAVFAASLAAARTRQQCVCLALPSPSLWSAWAAAMEATPRWLAGLRFDNRALRALPVETLPPGTEDALSTPRPVLGACFSRARPAPLRQPRLVALSEPALALLGLEASEEAEVEAEAALFFSGNALLPGAEPAAHCYCGHQFGQFAGQLGDGAAIYLGEVCTEAGERWELQLKGAGPTPFSRQADGRKVLRSSIREFLCSEAMFHLGIPTTRAGACVTSESTVMRDVFYDGNPKYEKCTVVLRIAPTFIRFGSFEIFKPPDEHTGRAGPSMGRNDIRVQMLDYVISSFYPEIQAAHTCDSVQRNAAFFREVTRRTAQMVAEWQCVGFCHGVLNTDNMSIVGLTIDYGPFGFLDRYEPDHVCNASDNAGRYTYSKQPQVCKWNLRKLAEALEPELPLQLGEAIIAEEYDREFQRHYLQKMRKKLGLVRVEQEEDGTLVAKLLETMHLTGADFTNTFCVLSSFPAEPSDSAEFLTRLTSQCASLEELRLAFRPQMDPSIEDQGTNRKKAGHRWTGVPLPTPPPIDLLRGNSENGGSGLRLSYSNPEAGCAKRNLVGNGAVTTKRKWHLRFW; encoded by the exons ATGGCCTCTCTAAGGGCCGTGTTCGCGGCCTCGCTCGCGGCTGCCCGAACCCGGCAGCAGTGTGTGTGCCTCGCGCTCCCGTCGCCGTCACTCTGGTCCGCCTGGGCTGCTGCCATGGAGGCCACACCGCGCTGGCTGGCGGGGCTGCGCTTCGACAACCGCGCCCTGCGCGCGCTGCCGGTGGAGACGCTGCCGCCCGGGACGGAGGACGCCCTGTCCACCCCGCGGCCGGTGCTCGGAGCCTGCTTCAGCCGTGCACGGCCCGCCCCGCTCCGGCAGCCGCGCCTCGTGGCGCTGTCGGAGCCGGCGCTGGCGCTGCTCGGACTCGAGGCCAGCGAGGAGGCCGAGGTGGAGGCCGAAGCTGCGCTCTTCTTCAGCGGCAACGCGCTGCTGCCGGGCGCCGAGCCCGCCGCGCACTGCTACTGTGGGCACCAGTTCGGCCAGTTCGCCGGGCAGCTGGGCGACGGCGCCGCCATCTACCTGGGCGAGGTGTGCACCGAGGCCGGGGAGCGCTGGGAGCTGCAGCTCAAAGGCGCCGGCCCCACGCCCTTCTCCAG ACAGGCCGATGGTCGCAAAGTCCTGCGGTCAAGCATCCGTGAGTTCCTGTGCAGTGAAGCCATGTTTCACCTGGGGATCCCCACCACGAGGGCCGGGGCCTGCGTCACGTCTGAGTCCACAGTGATGCGAGACGTATTCTATGATGGTAATCCAAAATATGAAAAGTGCACAGTTGTGTTGCGTATAGCTCCCACTTTCATAAG GTTCGGCTCCTTTGAAATCTTTAAGCCTCCTGATGAGCACACAGGGCGCGCAGGCCCCAGCATGGGGCGGAATGATATCCGAGTCCAGATGCTCGACTATGTGATAAGCTCTTTCTACCCTGAAATCCAGGCTGCCCATACCTGTGACAGTGTGCAGAGGAACGCTGCCTTTTTCAGAGAG GTGACACGACGAACAGCACAGATGGTGGCCGAATGGCAGTGTGTTGGCTTTTGCCATGGTGTGCTCAACACTGACAACATGAGCATTGTGGGGCTCACTATTGACTATGGACCCTTCGGCTTCCTGGACAG GTATGAGCCTGACCATGTCTGCAATGCCTCTGACAATGCTGGGCGCTATACGTACAGTAAGCAGCCCCAGGTGTGTAAGTGGAACCTGCGGAAACTGGCAGAAGccctggagcctgagctgccactTCAGCTGGGTGAGGCCATCATAGCAGAGGAGTATGACAGAGAGTTCCAAAGGCACTATCTACAGAAGATGCGTAAGAAGCTGGGGCTTGTTAGAGTGGAACAGGAAGAAGATGGCACACTTGTGGCCAAGCTTCTGGAGACCATGCATCTGACTG GTGCTGACTTCACGAACACCTTCTGTGTGCTGAGCTCCTTCCCAGCTGAACCGTCAGATTCAGCAGAGTTTCtaaccaggctgacctcccaGTGCGCCTCTCTAGAAGAGCTGAGACTTGCCTTCCGACCCCAGATGGATCCCAG CATTGAAGACCAGGGCACCAACAGGAAGAAAGCAGGACACAGATGGACTGGTGTGCCCCTCCCTACACCACCTCCTATAGATCTGCTAAGAGGAAATTCGGAGAATGGTGGTAGTGGTTTACGGCTTTCATATAGTAATCCAGAGGCTGGTTGTGCAAAAAGGAATTTAGTGGGGAATGGAGCAGTAACCACCAAGAGGAAATGGCACTTGAGATTTTGGTAG
- the Selenoo gene encoding protein adenylyltransferase SelO, mitochondrial isoform X1 has product MASLRAVFAASLAAARTRQQCVCLALPSPSLWSAWAAAMEATPRWLAGLRFDNRALRALPVETLPPGTEDALSTPRPVLGACFSRARPAPLRQPRLVALSEPALALLGLEASEEAEVEAEAALFFSGNALLPGAEPAAHCYCGHQFGQFAGQLGDGAAIYLGEVCTEAGERWELQLKGAGPTPFSRQADGRKVLRSSIREFLCSEAMFHLGIPTTRAGACVTSESTVMRDVFYDGNPKYEKCTVVLRIAPTFIRFGSFEIFKPPDEHTGRAGPSMGRNDIRVQMLDYVISSFYPEIQAAHTCDSVQRNAAFFREVTRRTAQMVAEWQCVGFCHGVLNTDNMSIVGLTIDYGPFGFLDRYEPDHVCNASDNAGRYTYSKQPQVCKWNLRKLAEALEPELPLQLGEAIIAEEYDREFQRHYLQKMRKKLGLVRVEQEEDGTLVAKLLETMHLTGADFTNTFCVLSSFPAEPSDSAEFLTRLTSQCASLEELRLAFRPQMDPRQLSMMLMLAQSNPQLFALIGTQANITKELERVEHQSRLEQLSPAELQRKNTDLWKTWLQEYRTRLDKEKEGVGDTAAWQAERVRIMHANNPKYVLRNYIAQNAIEAAENGDFSEVRRVLKLLESPYQREEAATEATSPEAGARTTDEQCSYSSRPPLWAAELCVTUSS; this is encoded by the exons ATGGCCTCTCTAAGGGCCGTGTTCGCGGCCTCGCTCGCGGCTGCCCGAACCCGGCAGCAGTGTGTGTGCCTCGCGCTCCCGTCGCCGTCACTCTGGTCCGCCTGGGCTGCTGCCATGGAGGCCACACCGCGCTGGCTGGCGGGGCTGCGCTTCGACAACCGCGCCCTGCGCGCGCTGCCGGTGGAGACGCTGCCGCCCGGGACGGAGGACGCCCTGTCCACCCCGCGGCCGGTGCTCGGAGCCTGCTTCAGCCGTGCACGGCCCGCCCCGCTCCGGCAGCCGCGCCTCGTGGCGCTGTCGGAGCCGGCGCTGGCGCTGCTCGGACTCGAGGCCAGCGAGGAGGCCGAGGTGGAGGCCGAAGCTGCGCTCTTCTTCAGCGGCAACGCGCTGCTGCCGGGCGCCGAGCCCGCCGCGCACTGCTACTGTGGGCACCAGTTCGGCCAGTTCGCCGGGCAGCTGGGCGACGGCGCCGCCATCTACCTGGGCGAGGTGTGCACCGAGGCCGGGGAGCGCTGGGAGCTGCAGCTCAAAGGCGCCGGCCCCACGCCCTTCTCCAG ACAGGCCGATGGTCGCAAAGTCCTGCGGTCAAGCATCCGTGAGTTCCTGTGCAGTGAAGCCATGTTTCACCTGGGGATCCCCACCACGAGGGCCGGGGCCTGCGTCACGTCTGAGTCCACAGTGATGCGAGACGTATTCTATGATGGTAATCCAAAATATGAAAAGTGCACAGTTGTGTTGCGTATAGCTCCCACTTTCATAAG GTTCGGCTCCTTTGAAATCTTTAAGCCTCCTGATGAGCACACAGGGCGCGCAGGCCCCAGCATGGGGCGGAATGATATCCGAGTCCAGATGCTCGACTATGTGATAAGCTCTTTCTACCCTGAAATCCAGGCTGCCCATACCTGTGACAGTGTGCAGAGGAACGCTGCCTTTTTCAGAGAG GTGACACGACGAACAGCACAGATGGTGGCCGAATGGCAGTGTGTTGGCTTTTGCCATGGTGTGCTCAACACTGACAACATGAGCATTGTGGGGCTCACTATTGACTATGGACCCTTCGGCTTCCTGGACAG GTATGAGCCTGACCATGTCTGCAATGCCTCTGACAATGCTGGGCGCTATACGTACAGTAAGCAGCCCCAGGTGTGTAAGTGGAACCTGCGGAAACTGGCAGAAGccctggagcctgagctgccactTCAGCTGGGTGAGGCCATCATAGCAGAGGAGTATGACAGAGAGTTCCAAAGGCACTATCTACAGAAGATGCGTAAGAAGCTGGGGCTTGTTAGAGTGGAACAGGAAGAAGATGGCACACTTGTGGCCAAGCTTCTGGAGACCATGCATCTGACTG GTGCTGACTTCACGAACACCTTCTGTGTGCTGAGCTCCTTCCCAGCTGAACCGTCAGATTCAGCAGAGTTTCtaaccaggctgacctcccaGTGCGCCTCTCTAGAAGAGCTGAGACTTGCCTTCCGACCCCAGATGGATCCCAG GCAGCTCTCTATGATGCTGATGCTTGCACAGTCAAACCCACAGCTCTTTGCACTCATCGGCACTCAAGCAAACATCACAAAGGAGCTAGAGCGTGTGGAGCATCAGTCACGACTAGAACAGCTGAGCCCCGCTGAGCTCCAGCGCAAGAACACAGACCTCTGGAAAACCTGGCTACAGGAGTACAG AACCCGTCTGGACAAAGAGAAGGAGGGTGTTGGAGACACTGCTGCCTGGCAGGCAGAACGTGTGCGCATCATGCATGCCAACAACCCCAAGTACGTCCTAAGGAACTATATTGCACAGAATGCCATTGAAGCTGCTGAGAACGGAGACTTTTCAGAG GTGCGACGTGTGCTGAAGCTGCTCGAGTCTCCTTACCAAAGGGAAGAGGCGGCCACTGAGGCCACAAGCCCTGAGGCCGGGGCAAGGACCACTGATGAGCAGTGTTCCTATAGCAGCAGGCCACCACTCTGGGCAGCAGAACTCTGTGTAACATGATCCTCATAA
- the Trabd gene encoding traB domain-containing protein — protein MPRGLHPRPVRPVRPPRPALAHPVNPATRAWRPAEELRRLARHSSSVRKLLLAMEKEQRAAQEADAEPVVTSGASEAVPRVLSGDPQNISDMDAFNLLLDMKMKRRRERPNLPRTVTQLVAEDGSRVYVVGTAHFSDDSKRDVAKTIREVQPDVVVVELCQYRVSMLKMDERTLLREAKDINLEKLQQAVKQNGLMSGLMQMLLLKVSAHITEQLGTAPGGEFREAFKEASKVPFCKFHLGDRPIPVTFKRAIAALSFWQKVKLAWGLCFLSDPISKDDVERCKQKDLLEQMMAEMIGEFPDLHRTIVSERDVYLTYMLRQAAQRLELPRASDAEPRKCVPSVVVAVVGMGHVPGIEKNWSTDLNIQEVMAVPPPSISGRVSRAVLKAAFFGLLGYSLYWMGRRTMNLVLSLPAAQFCVQRVSEARPGW, from the exons ATGCCGCGCGGTCTGCACCCTAGGCCTGTCCGGCCCGTCCGGCCGCCTCGCCCCGCCCTGGCTCACCCCGTCAACCCGGCGACTCGCGCATGGAGGCCGGCTGAGGAGCTCCGCCGCCTCGCTCG GCATTCTTCATCAGTCAGGAAGCTGCTGTTAGCCATGGAGAAAGAGCAGAGGGCAGCTCAAGAG GCTGACGCGGAACCTGTGGTAACATCAGGGGCCTCAGAAGCAGTGCCAAGGGTGCTTTCTGGAGACCCTCAGAACATCT CTGATATGGATGCCTTCAACTTGCTCCTGGACATGAAAATGAAGCGGCGGCGTGAACGGCCCAACCTTCCTCGTACTGTGACCCAGCTAGTGGCTGAGGATGGGAGCAGGGTGTACGTGGTGGGCACCGCTCACTTCAGTGACGACAGCAAGCGGGACGTGGCGAAG ACGATCCGGGAGGTGCAGCCCGATGTGGTGGTTGTGGAACTCTGTCAGTACCGTGTGTCCATGCTGAAGATGGATGAGAGGACACTGCTTCGCGAGGCCAAGGACATCAACCTGGAGAAGCTGCAGCAGGCTGTCAAGCAG AATGGCCTCATGTCTGGACTCATGCAGATGTTGCTGCTGAAAGTGTCTGCGCACATCACTGAGCAGCTGGGCACGGCCCCTGGTGGCGAGTTCAGGGAGGCCTTCAAGGAG GCCAGCAAGGTACCATTCTGCAAATTCCACCTGGGTGATCGGCCCATCCCAGTCACGTTTAAGAGGGCCATTGCTGCACTCTCCTTTTGGCAGAAGGTCAAGCTGGCCTGGGGCCTGTGCTTCCTGTCGGACCCGATCAG CAAAGACGATGTGGAGCGCTGCAAGCAGAAGGACCTGTTGGAACAGATGATGGCAGAGATGATTGGGGAATTTCCTGACTTGCACCGGACCATTGTCTCTGAGCGTGATGTCTATCTGACCTATATGCTGCGGCAGGCCGCACAGCGCCTTGAGCTTCCCCGAGCCTCTGACG CTGAGCCCAGGAAGTGTGTCCCATCTGTGGTTGTGGCCGTTGTTGGCATGGGTCATGTGCCTGGCATTGAGAAGAACTGGAGCACCGACCTCAACATCCAGGAGGTCATGGC AGTTCCCCCACCATCCATCTCAGGCAGAGTGTCCCGGGCGGTCTTGAAGGCTGCCTTCTTTGGCCTGCTGGGCTACAGCCTGTACTGGATGGGCCGTCGAACCATGAACCTGGTCCTGTCACTGCCTGCTGCACAGTTCTGCGTACAGAGGGTGAGCGAGGCCCGGCCAGGCTGGTAG